The Candidatus Neomarinimicrobiota bacterium genome includes a window with the following:
- a CDS encoding M20/M25/M40 family metallo-hydrolase, with the protein MTSSIHSLSNLMAMVGSFALVFILIGCTGEETPRVDSPAITGQELREHVRFLASDELKGRETGTPGANRASEYLVEQFKENKVQPGNAGDYYQRFGFIAGVELGQENAFTLYSRNKEQRLELNEDFRPLGFSTSGKVSGGLVFAGYGITAESLNYDDYARLNVDGKIVLVLRYGPEGDNPHGEFGEYLSLRYKAMNARDHGAAGIIIIPGPDPYPEDELVKLRYDQAADAGIQAVSAKREPFQPLFVAAGDSLKEIQADLNLHKTGGGFEFRNVSVRLHTDLKYVRKMGRNVIGFLEGTDPTLRHRSIVIGAHYDHLGMGGHGSLVPDTSAVHNGADDNASGTAGLLELAEYFAEAENRPEHSLVFAAFSGEEIGLLGSSKFVEEPPYALDSTLAMMNMDMIGRPKDSTLILGGTGTSPVWDSLLTGVNAYFGWNLTKSNVVGVGASDHTSFYGKNIPALFFFTGVHEDYHRPSDDWQRLNYPGYEEVVRFVAGVVDSLDTFRKPLEFVETGMERDRSTDFRVSLQIIPDYAANVHGLRISSVRDDGPAAEAGMQAGDVIVQFGSKKINNIYDYTFALQEFEAGTVVDIIALRNGGQRRFTVQLERQQ; encoded by the coding sequence ATGACATCCAGTATCCATAGCTTGAGTAATCTGATGGCAATGGTGGGCAGTTTTGCGCTGGTATTCATTCTGATCGGTTGCACCGGAGAAGAAACGCCGCGGGTGGATAGCCCGGCCATCACGGGCCAGGAGCTCCGTGAGCACGTGCGGTTTTTAGCGTCGGATGAACTCAAAGGCCGCGAAACGGGAACACCAGGAGCGAATCGGGCTTCGGAATATCTCGTTGAACAATTCAAGGAAAATAAAGTGCAGCCGGGAAATGCCGGGGATTATTACCAGCGATTCGGGTTTATCGCCGGAGTTGAATTAGGACAAGAAAATGCATTTACACTCTATTCACGGAATAAGGAGCAGCGCCTGGAACTGAATGAGGACTTCCGGCCGCTGGGGTTCTCGACCTCCGGAAAGGTGTCAGGCGGACTGGTGTTCGCCGGCTACGGCATTACCGCGGAATCGCTGAATTATGACGATTACGCCCGTCTGAACGTCGATGGGAAAATTGTACTCGTGCTCCGGTACGGCCCGGAGGGGGACAACCCCCACGGTGAATTCGGCGAGTATCTATCGTTACGGTACAAGGCAATGAATGCCAGAGATCACGGAGCCGCCGGGATTATTATTATCCCCGGCCCTGATCCGTATCCCGAGGATGAGCTGGTGAAGCTCCGCTACGACCAGGCTGCGGACGCCGGAATCCAGGCAGTTTCGGCGAAGCGGGAGCCGTTTCAGCCGCTGTTTGTGGCTGCCGGCGACTCCCTGAAGGAGATCCAGGCGGATCTGAATCTTCACAAGACTGGTGGCGGTTTCGAATTTCGCAACGTCTCCGTGCGACTTCACACCGATCTGAAATATGTCCGGAAGATGGGGCGGAATGTTATCGGTTTTCTTGAGGGGACTGATCCAACGTTGCGCCATCGGTCTATCGTTATCGGCGCACATTACGATCACCTGGGCATGGGCGGCCATGGATCGCTGGTACCGGATACCAGTGCCGTTCACAACGGGGCGGACGATAACGCCTCCGGGACCGCCGGCCTCCTGGAATTGGCCGAATATTTTGCCGAAGCTGAAAACCGACCGGAACATTCACTGGTCTTTGCGGCGTTTTCCGGCGAGGAAATCGGGCTGCTCGGATCGTCAAAGTTCGTGGAGGAACCGCCATATGCTCTGGACAGCACATTGGCCATGATGAATATGGATATGATTGGACGACCGAAGGACAGCACGTTGATTCTTGGGGGGACCGGAACCTCTCCGGTCTGGGATTCCCTGCTCACCGGCGTCAACGCATATTTTGGCTGGAATCTCACTAAGAGTAATGTCGTTGGTGTGGGTGCCAGCGACCACACGTCGTTCTACGGGAAAAATATCCCGGCACTCTTTTTCTTCACCGGGGTGCACGAGGACTATCACCGTCCCAGCGATGATTGGCAGCGACTGAATTATCCGGGTTACGAGGAAGTGGTCCGTTTCGTCGCCGGTGTGGTGGATTCACTGGATACCTTTAGGAAACCGCTGGAATTCGTTGAAACCGGTATGGAACGGGACAGGAGTACCGATTTTCGCGTTTCACTGCAGATTATCCCTGACTATGCGGCGAATGTTCACGGACTCCGGATCTCCTCTGTCCGGGACGACGGTCCGGCCGCAGAAGCCGGCATGCAGGCCGGCGACGTTATCGTTCAGTTCGGCAGTAAGAAGATCAACAACATCTACGACTACACCTTTGCCCTGCAGGAGTTCGAGGCCGGAACGGTCGTGGATATTATCGCTCTGCGCAACGGCGGGCAACGACGGTTTACCGTGCAACTGGAGCGACAGCAGTAA
- a CDS encoding T9SS type A sorting domain-containing protein yields MRSWHRFFCSGLIGIIKRSFVFAVILLIIVPEIFAQEPSWHTFRVLPLEDIEVVQIVPSIHEDSLIYGIGYEINSPVFIKTDDLGAHWTVYPIENLTKVSALDVQYKDNKDIFYATGNSGIVQSTDAGMNWEGIAEDFTDYSFESLAIISDTIYAGTGLNEHNGGILTSYDNGSTWEFHSIVSDTIHAITHLEVSRDHSSIIFGLTDSSRGIIRSRDAGQHWEHIPVSWNAFLRITDVFIPKEGNLHQREVDDQLFVVVESGELYGSNDWGETWHLVQKPHSFDPLDVGSVPSQTIQMLQHPNYPWLIYIITEQDGLWGSLNVDRFSPQPPSWRNIPFRSCALTASGDHLFFGGENGAAIFQMEVNPPHTNWERFYPMHIGDFWVYTVDDLGNQWEVKQRVVSDTVLHGVKWQVLQYEGASGQTFARIDSAGNILRKNFVGDDPYRWLELDVAWGDTMSYEPYISDGYFWEVTGVDTIQILPSRNPNDIRITYYQDYLTYTRLQLQENLGVVYERWEGGVYRQLKGAYIHGTVYGDTLFRVNIAESDIEIPERIQLSPPFPNPFNAATTIPFATPEPGNVDIRLFDLRGQFVDEIMWRGITAGNYRVPYNNPKLASGMYLLRLVFTPEADPSTMQILSRKMVVVK; encoded by the coding sequence ATGCGCTCCTGGCACCGGTTTTTTTGTAGTGGTCTCATTGGTATTATTAAACGTTCATTCGTTTTTGCTGTCATTCTCCTGATCATCGTTCCGGAAATCTTCGCCCAGGAACCGTCGTGGCATACTTTCCGTGTGTTACCGCTTGAGGATATAGAAGTTGTGCAGATCGTTCCAAGTATACATGAAGACTCGTTGATATATGGGATTGGTTATGAGATCAATTCTCCTGTCTTTATTAAAACAGATGATCTTGGTGCCCATTGGACAGTATACCCAATTGAGAACTTAACTAAGGTTTCTGCGTTGGATGTTCAATACAAAGACAATAAGGATATCTTCTATGCCACCGGGAACTCGGGAATTGTCCAATCCACAGATGCGGGCATGAATTGGGAAGGAATAGCGGAAGATTTTACCGATTATTCGTTTGAATCGTTAGCTATCATAAGCGATACAATTTATGCTGGCACTGGCTTGAATGAACACAATGGCGGCATTCTTACGAGTTATGACAATGGTTCGACCTGGGAATTTCACTCCATCGTAAGTGACACGATTCACGCCATTACACATCTTGAGGTTTCCCGCGATCATTCCTCTATTATATTTGGATTAACAGATTCATCTCGCGGGATAATTCGAAGTAGGGATGCCGGACAACATTGGGAACATATTCCTGTTTCATGGAATGCTTTTCTTCGCATCACGGATGTTTTTATTCCGAAGGAAGGGAATCTCCATCAACGAGAGGTCGATGACCAGTTGTTTGTGGTGGTCGAATCGGGTGAATTGTATGGCAGTAATGACTGGGGAGAGACATGGCATCTAGTCCAAAAACCCCATTCATTTGACCCACTTGATGTAGGTTCCGTTCCTAGTCAAACCATTCAAATGCTCCAGCATCCGAACTATCCATGGCTCATTTATATTATTACAGAGCAGGATGGTTTATGGGGCTCTCTGAATGTTGATAGATTTAGCCCACAGCCTCCATCATGGAGGAATATACCCTTTCGATCCTGTGCCCTGACGGCGTCCGGTGATCACCTCTTTTTTGGGGGTGAGAATGGAGCAGCCATTTTTCAAATGGAAGTCAATCCACCTCACACAAACTGGGAGCGGTTTTATCCCATGCATATTGGCGATTTTTGGGTCTACACTGTTGATGATTTGGGGAATCAATGGGAGGTAAAGCAACGTGTTGTGAGCGATACAGTCCTTCATGGAGTCAAATGGCAGGTACTCCAATACGAAGGCGCAAGTGGGCAAACCTTCGCACGCATTGATAGTGCGGGAAACATTTTGAGAAAAAATTTTGTTGGTGACGATCCTTATCGCTGGTTGGAGTTAGATGTCGCGTGGGGAGATACCATGTCCTACGAACCGTATATTTCGGACGGATATTTTTGGGAGGTTACTGGAGTTGATACTATACAAATTTTGCCCTCGAGGAATCCGAATGATATTCGTATAACATATTATCAAGATTATTTAACCTATACCAGGCTCCAACTCCAAGAAAATCTCGGCGTCGTATATGAACGATGGGAGGGAGGTGTCTATCGGCAATTAAAAGGAGCATATATTCATGGCACGGTGTATGGAGACACACTTTTTCGGGTGAATATTGCGGAGTCAGACATCGAAATTCCGGAGCGAATCCAGCTTTCACCGCCGTTTCCGAACCCGTTTAACGCGGCCACCACCATCCCGTTTGCAACTCCGGAGCCGGGGAATGTCGACATCAGACTTTTTGACCTTCGCGGACAATTTGTGGATGAGATAATGTGGCGAGGAATCACCGCCGGGAATTATAGGGTTCCGTACAACAATCCGAAATTGGCATCCGGAATGTATCTATTAAGGCTTGTGTTTACTCCTGAAGCAGATCCATCGACTATGCAAATATTGTCCAGGAAGATGGTGGTGGTGAAATAG
- a CDS encoding Ppx/GppA family phosphatase has protein sequence MVRFEMNIIAHNIYASIDIGTNSTLLLVAEYRDGRFHPIRNEVEITRLGQDVGKTGRLHPDAMERTFDTLKRYRTICDEVGANETIIGGTSAMRDAANGEEFINRVKNELDWDIRLLTGDDEAQLTFLATQQEFSDVSGDLLVVDIGGGSTEFIFGNTNEFRFARSLDIGTVRFTESMIKNDPPGETELQSASKAIRVQLATELSDLQISAEETTLIGVAGTVTTLLAVEKEMATYIPEDIHKQPLTIDEIEDLLVLFCSMSLEERKQIPGLQPKRADVIIMGALIQLEIMRHFGFDELLVNDRGVRYGLLYELMETETGDRRQETGKE, from the coding sequence ATGGTCAGGTTTGAAATGAATATAATTGCACATAATATATACGCCTCAATCGACATCGGCACCAACTCCACACTGCTGTTGGTAGCCGAATACCGGGACGGTCGCTTTCACCCGATCCGGAACGAGGTGGAAATCACCCGGCTGGGACAGGACGTAGGCAAAACCGGCCGGCTGCACCCCGATGCCATGGAGCGAACGTTTGATACCCTAAAGCGGTATCGAACAATTTGCGACGAAGTCGGTGCGAATGAGACAATCATCGGTGGGACCAGCGCCATGCGGGATGCGGCTAACGGCGAGGAGTTCATCAACCGGGTCAAAAACGAATTGGACTGGGACATTCGCCTCCTTACCGGTGATGACGAGGCCCAGCTGACATTTCTCGCCACCCAGCAGGAGTTTTCCGACGTCTCCGGGGATCTTCTGGTGGTGGACATCGGCGGTGGGAGCACCGAGTTCATCTTTGGAAACACAAACGAATTCCGGTTCGCCCGGAGCCTGGATATCGGCACCGTCAGATTCACCGAATCGATGATAAAAAACGATCCCCCTGGAGAAACAGAACTGCAATCAGCAAGCAAAGCGATCCGGGTTCAACTCGCTACTGAGTTAAGCGATCTTCAAATCTCTGCAGAGGAAACAACACTCATTGGTGTAGCTGGTACGGTCACTACATTGTTGGCAGTCGAGAAGGAGATGGCAACGTATATCCCGGAGGATATCCACAAGCAGCCGCTCACCATCGATGAAATCGAAGATCTTCTGGTACTCTTTTGCTCCATGTCGCTGGAGGAGCGGAAACAGATCCCCGGGCTCCAACCCAAACGCGCGGACGTGATCATCATGGGTGCGCTTATCCAGCTGGAAATTATGCGTCACTTCGGCTTTGACGAACTGCTGGTCAACGACCGGGGGGTGCGATACGGGTTGCTGTACGAACTTATGGAGACGGAGACTGGAGACCGGAGACAGGAGACCGGAAAAGAGTAA
- a CDS encoding S46 family peptidase: MRVLFRVFLVIIFAVSTLSAEEGMWLLNRLPMSELESAGLELSQEQIYAPDAPSISDAIVQIGGGTGSIVSENGLVITNHHVAHSALQRLSDEENNYVRDGYQATTREKEKYVPGYRANLAVEFTDVTDRITADVTDNMAPADRYEAIQDAIKLLEEEKESDAADIWHYDVSEFSDGLKYYLFKYLEFEDVRLVYAPPASIGNYGGEIDNWMWPRHTGDFAFFRLYAGADMQSGEHSEDNVPYTPKQYLKFTDDGVNWDDFTFIIGYPGGTQRYRTSYSVEYAVEKYYPFQIDMYENVMNLIETHTAESESLTITYADRVASLENYYKNFKGMLDGLERADLLGVKQDLQQDFRQWVNQEESRQQKYDEVLSQIEQVYAEQDSIYPQQLLMDSMGWLTRTYYAASVMDKWSLQKQKPNLERESTYMERNIPRLKERLKLMQGEFNPAVDKEILKYFLGEFSQLPTHLQIAPVREIYAQNPDLPIEEAIHRFVEDLYANTQLTDIKRRLEIFEMSREEMKALNDPMIDFAMDLRPAKDRLDNFDKSIKGKLNQLRPTWIQALREWKGGNMYHDANFTPRLTYGMVDGYSPKDAVIYEHITSAKGILEKHTGEDPFDAPDRLLKLLREGDVPPQYIDSYPIDLPVDFLHTTDITGGNSGSPVMDGQGRFIGIAFDGNWESISADWVFNPALTRSISVDARYILYILDKFAENDYVLDELTIE; the protein is encoded by the coding sequence ATGCGTGTATTATTCCGTGTTTTCCTCGTAATTATTTTTGCTGTTTCAACGCTATCCGCCGAAGAGGGGATGTGGCTGCTGAACCGATTACCCATGTCCGAGCTGGAGTCGGCTGGTCTGGAACTCAGCCAGGAACAGATTTATGCCCCGGATGCACCGTCTATCTCGGATGCCATCGTGCAGATCGGCGGCGGAACCGGAAGTATCGTTTCGGAGAACGGATTGGTTATTACCAACCATCATGTGGCACACTCGGCACTTCAGCGACTCAGCGACGAAGAGAATAATTACGTCCGCGACGGCTATCAGGCGACCACCCGGGAAAAGGAGAAATACGTACCCGGATACCGGGCGAATCTGGCGGTTGAATTTACCGATGTCACTGACCGCATCACCGCTGATGTTACTGACAATATGGCTCCGGCCGATCGGTATGAGGCCATCCAGGACGCCATCAAGTTGCTCGAGGAAGAAAAGGAATCGGATGCCGCCGACATCTGGCACTACGACGTCTCCGAGTTTTCCGACGGGCTGAAATATTACCTGTTCAAGTATCTGGAATTCGAGGATGTCCGCCTGGTCTACGCTCCGCCGGCCTCTATTGGCAATTACGGCGGCGAAATCGACAACTGGATGTGGCCCCGTCACACCGGCGATTTCGCCTTTTTCCGGCTTTATGCGGGCGCTGACATGCAATCCGGGGAACACAGCGAAGATAACGTGCCGTACACACCGAAACAGTACCTCAAATTCACAGACGATGGTGTCAACTGGGACGACTTCACCTTCATTATCGGCTACCCCGGCGGGACTCAGCGGTATCGTACCTCGTATTCGGTTGAGTACGCGGTTGAGAAATACTATCCCTTTCAGATAGATATGTACGAAAACGTGATGAACCTCATCGAGACCCACACCGCGGAGAGCGAATCGCTGACTATCACCTATGCGGATCGCGTGGCCAGTCTGGAGAATTACTACAAGAACTTTAAGGGCATGCTGGACGGCCTTGAGCGGGCGGATCTCCTGGGCGTCAAGCAGGATCTGCAGCAGGATTTCCGGCAATGGGTGAACCAGGAGGAATCCCGGCAGCAGAAGTACGACGAGGTACTGTCCCAGATTGAGCAGGTGTATGCGGAGCAGGATTCCATCTACCCTCAGCAACTGCTCATGGACAGCATGGGATGGCTGACACGAACGTACTACGCCGCCTCGGTGATGGACAAATGGTCACTCCAGAAGCAGAAACCGAATCTGGAGCGGGAATCTACCTACATGGAGCGGAACATCCCGCGACTAAAGGAACGCCTCAAACTTATGCAGGGTGAATTCAATCCGGCGGTGGATAAAGAAATCCTGAAATATTTTCTGGGCGAGTTCAGTCAACTTCCGACACACCTGCAGATCGCGCCAGTGCGTGAAATCTATGCGCAAAACCCGGATCTTCCCATCGAAGAGGCCATCCATCGGTTCGTCGAGGATCTGTATGCCAACACCCAGCTCACCGATATCAAGCGGCGCCTGGAGATCTTTGAAATGAGCCGCGAGGAGATGAAGGCGCTAAACGATCCGATGATCGATTTTGCCATGGATCTGCGCCCGGCGAAAGATCGGCTGGACAACTTTGATAAAAGCATTAAGGGGAAGCTGAACCAGTTACGTCCCACGTGGATACAGGCACTCCGGGAGTGGAAAGGCGGTAATATGTATCACGACGCCAACTTTACGCCGCGCCTGACCTACGGCATGGTAGACGGCTATTCTCCCAAAGATGCGGTCATCTACGAACACATCACCAGCGCCAAGGGCATCCTCGAAAAGCATACCGGCGAGGATCCGTTTGATGCCCCGGACCGTCTGCTGAAACTGTTGCGCGAAGGAGATGTCCCGCCGCAGTATATCGACAGCTACCCTATAGATCTCCCGGTAGATTTCCTGCATACCACCGACATCACCGGCGGAAACTCCGGGAGCCCGGTCATGGACGGCCAGGGTCGGTTCATCGGCATCGCGTTCGACGGCAACTGGGAAAGCATCTCCGCGGACTGGGTATTCAATCCGGCACTCACCCGATCCATCAGCGTCGACGCCCGCTACATACTGTACATTCTGGATAAATTCGCGGAAAACGACTACGTGCTGGATGAACTGACGATTGAGTAG
- a CDS encoding LysE family translocator, with translation MIEIHHFFVFLSAGLLLNITPGPDMTYVATRSSTQGKMAGLVSSLGVGTGALFHISAAAVGVSAIIFYSSIGFQVVKWAGALYLIYLGLQAILDSRRNNDPAGSPAFSGPDNLLAIYRKGILVNLLNPKVALFFMAFLPQFVDPGAQYFPFNIILLGLIFTACGTVVNIIVAYFFGALGEWISGSSWFHIVKSWFSGLVYFLLGLGLAVTKK, from the coding sequence ATGATCGAAATACATCACTTTTTCGTCTTTCTCTCAGCAGGCTTACTGCTCAACATCACGCCCGGCCCGGATATGACGTATGTGGCCACCCGAAGTTCGACACAGGGTAAAATGGCCGGATTGGTCTCTTCGTTAGGTGTCGGCACGGGCGCCCTGTTCCATATCTCGGCTGCTGCCGTCGGAGTCTCAGCGATTATTTTCTATTCTTCCATCGGATTCCAGGTAGTGAAGTGGGCCGGAGCGCTGTATTTAATCTACCTGGGGTTACAAGCCATTCTGGATTCCCGCCGAAACAATGATCCTGCCGGCTCACCGGCATTTTCAGGCCCGGATAACCTTCTTGCGATCTATAGGAAAGGGATTCTTGTCAACCTCCTCAATCCGAAGGTCGCCCTGTTCTTTATGGCGTTTTTGCCGCAATTCGTTGATCCGGGTGCACAGTATTTTCCCTTCAATATTATTCTGCTGGGGTTGATCTTCACCGCATGTGGTACTGTTGTCAACATTATTGTGGCCTATTTTTTTGGCGCGCTTGGCGAGTGGATCTCCGGGAGCAGCTGGTTTCATATAGTCAAATCCTGGTTTTCGGGCCTCGTCTATTTTTTGCTGGGCCTTGGTCTCGCTGTCACAAAAAAATAG